One genomic segment of Bacillus oleivorans includes these proteins:
- a CDS encoding DEAD/DEAH box helicase → MGFEEATPIQAETIPVTLQGYDVIGQAQTGTGKTVAFGVPLLERINVRNPVVQGLIIAPTRELAVQVSEELYKLGQDKRVKVLSIYGGQDIQRQIRALKKGPHIIVGTPGRIMDHMNRGTIDFSQVHTVILDEADEMLNMGFVDDIEAILSKVPTERQTLLFSATMPGPIRSIANRFMKDPKLIRTKAKEMTVPQIEQSYIEVHEKKKFDVLTRLLDIQSPELAIVFGRTKRRVDELANALTIRGYTAEGIHGDLSQAKRLAVLKKFKANTIDILVATDVAARGLDISGVTHVYNFDIPQDPESYVHRIGRTGRAGKTGTAITFVTPRETSYLRVVEETTKKKMNKMKVPSFDEAIEGQQRMVIEQLQTIIERQEAKYYYKAAEELLEKEDAVAVVAAALKMLTKEPNETPIELTSEPPLPSRRDRKSDRGGKSYNRKNSSSSKSWKSSSSSNARKRGSGKRFSNNKRVNER, encoded by the coding sequence ATGGGATTCGAGGAAGCAACTCCCATTCAGGCGGAGACGATTCCTGTTACATTACAAGGATATGACGTCATTGGACAAGCTCAAACGGGGACCGGGAAGACTGTGGCATTTGGTGTGCCATTATTAGAAAGAATAAATGTAAGAAACCCGGTTGTACAGGGACTTATTATTGCCCCTACCCGGGAACTCGCTGTTCAGGTTAGTGAAGAACTTTATAAGCTTGGACAGGATAAACGCGTAAAAGTGCTGTCTATTTATGGTGGCCAGGATATTCAGAGACAAATTCGTGCGTTGAAAAAGGGTCCGCATATTATTGTCGGAACACCAGGAAGAATCATGGATCATATGAATCGTGGAACCATCGATTTTAGCCAGGTTCATACCGTTATTTTAGACGAAGCGGATGAAATGTTAAATATGGGGTTTGTCGATGATATCGAAGCAATTCTTTCGAAGGTTCCAACCGAAAGACAAACCTTGTTATTCTCAGCAACCATGCCTGGACCGATTCGAAGTATTGCCAATCGGTTTATGAAGGATCCGAAGCTGATTCGTACGAAAGCAAAAGAAATGACAGTACCGCAAATTGAACAATCATATATCGAGGTTCATGAAAAGAAAAAGTTTGATGTATTAACAAGACTATTAGATATACAGTCTCCGGAACTTGCGATTGTCTTTGGGCGGACCAAAAGAAGAGTCGATGAACTTGCCAATGCTCTTACCATTCGCGGCTACACAGCAGAAGGCATTCATGGCGATCTCAGTCAAGCGAAGAGGCTTGCCGTACTTAAAAAATTCAAAGCGAATACAATTGACATTTTAGTTGCGACTGATGTAGCTGCAAGAGGTCTTGATATTTCCGGTGTTACACACGTATACAATTTCGATATCCCGCAAGATCCTGAAAGCTATGTTCACCGTATTGGCCGTACTGGCCGTGCCGGTAAAACGGGAACGGCTATTACGTTCGTAACGCCTAGAGAAACATCGTACCTTCGCGTTGTAGAAGAAACAACAAAGAAAAAGATGAACAAAATGAAAGTACCATCCTTTGATGAAGCGATTGAAGGTCAACAACGGATGGTGATTGAACAGCTTCAAACGATTATTGAGCGTCAAGAAGCAAAATATTACTATAAAGCAGCTGAAGAATTACTTGAAAAAGAAGATGCCGTAGCAGTGGTTGCGGCTGCACTAAAAATGTTAACAAAAGAACCAAATGAAACTCCGATTGAGTTAACATCAGAACCGCCTTTACCATCACGACGAGACAGAAAAAGTGATAGAGGAGGCAAATCCTATAACAGGAAGAATTCATCTTCTTCAAAGTCATGGAAATCCTCCTCTTCATCAAATGCGAGAAAGCGCGGTTCCGGTAAAAGATTCAGCAATAACAAAAGAGTGAATGAACGATAA
- a CDS encoding alpha/beta hydrolase, which yields MNGCLLIHGFTGGPHEIAPLEEYLRQKTDWHIVSPTLPGHGERLRLKGIYYYEWVRSAEEELKELLQICDTVYVVGFSMGGMIASFLAVKYPVAKLVLLSAALYYVNPRQLGLDIKHIMKDAMRGNLLESELFQRYKRKIASTPLSATTQFRKLVKDLKRYLPNVHAPTMIVQGLDDGVVPPKAAYALHNSIGAAEKKLLFLEKAQHIICHCEEKDVLFQDILSFLNEIPANNSKD from the coding sequence ATGAATGGCTGCTTATTAATTCATGGGTTTACTGGTGGTCCGCATGAAATAGCCCCACTTGAAGAATACTTGCGGCAGAAAACGGACTGGCATATTGTCTCCCCTACTTTACCAGGACATGGTGAAAGGCTTCGCTTAAAGGGAATCTATTACTACGAATGGGTCCGTTCCGCAGAGGAAGAGCTAAAGGAGCTCCTCCAAATATGTGATACTGTGTATGTAGTTGGATTTTCCATGGGCGGGATGATTGCCAGTTTTCTGGCGGTTAAATATCCGGTTGCCAAACTTGTGCTCCTGAGTGCAGCCCTTTATTATGTGAATCCAAGGCAATTAGGTTTGGATATCAAACACATTATGAAGGATGCAATGAGAGGAAATTTACTTGAAAGCGAACTTTTTCAAAGATATAAACGAAAGATTGCTTCAACCCCGCTCTCTGCAACGACTCAGTTTAGGAAATTAGTAAAGGACCTCAAACGATATCTGCCAAATGTACATGCACCGACCATGATCGTTCAAGGTTTGGACGACGGGGTTGTACCGCCTAAAGCAGCATACGCACTTCATAATTCGATTGGTGCTGCTGAAAAGAAGCTTCTTTTTCTTGAAAAGGCTCAGCACATCATTTGCCATTGTGAAGAAAAAGATGTCCTATTTCAAGATATACTCTCATTTCTAAATGAAATTCCAGCAAATAACAGCAAAGATTAA
- a CDS encoding SGNH/GDSL hydrolase family protein, which yields MKKVIILCVLSLMVFLYVILSDGTSGNLKAENTKSFGELERLKNALSNPLEQYVSIVFIGDSITWGMSAAGNPVNFKMGRDGTLSDIRDNFESLSFVNQFKRYIGSEYMAGAPPLLSNWDASPNGESIAVYKKEILLFPEGENFEIVTEGNVRPHEVVESKDSISNKFLCFQIDSSANGTGIIRFNFTGKEFTLSYGSTASSMDYELLVNGMSQGIFSTMVGFDGNLAGFDNHRTHTFDYVEDALIEIKTVKNNFEGPQALKIGGVLIDKTVKISNQGIIGATARSYLKRNLEGNTSGDGIAITDEDRYIFIQLGTNDRREKDSLIFKGNLQKLINKVKPNRALILMCANPVVNENPENYHFNMEEVCNVINQTAEENQIDFINNYAIFKDLKSSNYLADSLHPNDYGHEQIYRNIVHSLEQRQGAW from the coding sequence TTGAAGAAAGTAATTATTTTGTGCGTGCTGTCGTTAATGGTTTTTTTGTATGTTATTTTATCTGATGGAACTTCAGGTAACTTAAAAGCAGAAAATACGAAGTCTTTTGGAGAATTAGAAAGACTGAAAAATGCTTTATCTAATCCGCTTGAACAATATGTGAGTATTGTCTTTATTGGAGATTCGATTACTTGGGGTATGTCTGCAGCGGGTAACCCAGTAAATTTCAAAATGGGCAGGGATGGTACTTTATCAGATATCCGCGACAATTTTGAGTCACTATCATTTGTCAATCAGTTTAAACGCTATATAGGTTCGGAATATATGGCAGGGGCTCCTCCTTTGCTATCCAATTGGGATGCTTCACCAAACGGAGAATCAATCGCCGTGTATAAAAAGGAAATACTTTTATTTCCAGAAGGAGAGAATTTCGAAATTGTCACAGAGGGCAATGTACGACCGCATGAAGTAGTGGAAAGTAAGGACTCTATTTCAAATAAATTCCTCTGTTTTCAGATAGATTCTTCGGCAAATGGGACTGGAATTATCAGATTTAACTTCACTGGTAAGGAATTCACCTTATCTTATGGCAGTACAGCAAGCAGCATGGATTATGAATTGCTTGTAAACGGTATGTCGCAAGGTATTTTCTCAACAATGGTAGGCTTTGATGGAAATTTGGCAGGCTTTGATAACCACCGTACCCATACATTTGATTATGTCGAAGATGCGCTAATAGAAATTAAGACGGTGAAAAATAACTTTGAAGGCCCACAAGCTTTGAAAATTGGCGGTGTACTCATAGATAAAACGGTCAAAATTTCAAATCAGGGGATAATCGGAGCAACTGCCAGAAGTTATTTGAAGAGAAATCTGGAAGGGAATACTAGTGGTGATGGGATTGCGATCACGGATGAGGACCGATACATTTTCATACAGCTAGGTACCAATGACCGCAGGGAAAAAGACTCTCTTATATTTAAAGGAAATCTGCAAAAATTGATAAATAAAGTAAAACCAAATCGGGCCCTTATTTTAATGTGTGCCAATCCAGTCGTAAATGAAAATCCTGAAAATTATCATTTTAATATGGAAGAAGTTTGTAACGTGATTAATCAGACAGCAGAGGAAAACCAAATCGATTTTATTAATAATTACGCTATTTTTAAAGACCTCAAATCATCAAACTATCTGGCAGACAGCTTGCATCCTAATGACTACGGGCATGAACAGATTTATCGAAACATAGTGCATTCTTTGGAACAGAGGCAGGGAGCCTGGTAA
- a CDS encoding UDP-N-acetylmuramoyl-tripeptide--D-alanyl-D-alanine ligase codes for MITKTLEQVAAITNAKLSIPERGQEYIQGVSINTRSIEKGQLFVPLAGEKTDGHQFVEQAFEKGASAAFWKRDLPNPPSGFPLLFVDDPLEALQMMAKAYRDSLKVKVVGVTGSNGKTTTKDMIAKILSGTYSVQKTIGNYNNHIGLPLTLLSLREDTEVIVLEMGMSARGEIQFLSKLARPDVAVITNIGEAHLEDLGSREGIAEAKFEIIAGLNANGLFVYDGDEPLLQAKVQSRSGEFQVISFGKSDNCDYYPMSVEAKGEGTEFIVQALPRTKMFLPVLGLHNVKNALAAIAVARFLQVDEENIKNQLESLSLSAMRMESHKGYNGALVINDAYNASPTSMKAAIELVQSLENYPKKVLVLGDMLELGPKEKEFHKEIGHFISADHIQYVYTYGPLARFIAKGIREKGKPIEVKEFSSKDELRNEVKGRLDEQTVLLVKGSRGMKLEEVLEGLIQ; via the coding sequence ATGATAACGAAAACCCTTGAACAAGTGGCGGCCATAACAAATGCTAAACTATCCATTCCAGAACGAGGTCAAGAGTACATCCAAGGGGTATCAATTAATACAAGGTCTATCGAAAAAGGTCAATTGTTCGTTCCTCTTGCTGGAGAAAAAACGGATGGTCATCAATTTGTCGAGCAAGCCTTTGAAAAGGGTGCTTCTGCTGCCTTTTGGAAACGCGACTTACCTAACCCGCCATCTGGTTTCCCGCTGCTTTTTGTCGATGATCCGCTAGAAGCGCTTCAGATGATGGCAAAGGCATACCGGGATAGTTTAAAGGTTAAGGTAGTAGGGGTAACAGGAAGTAACGGAAAAACAACTACGAAGGATATGATTGCTAAAATTTTGTCCGGAACTTATTCAGTTCAAAAAACAATCGGCAATTACAATAATCATATTGGTCTGCCGTTAACCTTACTATCGCTTCGGGAAGACACGGAAGTTATTGTATTGGAAATGGGAATGAGTGCTAGAGGGGAAATTCAATTTTTATCTAAGCTTGCGAGGCCAGATGTCGCTGTCATCACAAATATCGGTGAAGCTCATTTGGAGGATCTTGGGTCGCGGGAAGGAATTGCGGAGGCCAAGTTTGAAATAATTGCAGGACTCAATGCAAATGGCCTTTTTGTATATGATGGCGATGAACCTTTGTTACAAGCTAAAGTTCAATCGCGGAGTGGGGAGTTTCAGGTTATTTCCTTCGGGAAAAGTGATAATTGTGACTATTATCCAATGTCTGTTGAGGCAAAAGGAGAAGGAACTGAGTTTATTGTTCAAGCTTTGCCGCGAACAAAAATGTTTTTACCCGTATTAGGACTTCATAATGTGAAAAATGCTTTGGCAGCTATTGCTGTTGCCCGTTTTTTACAGGTGGATGAAGAGAACATTAAAAATCAATTAGAAAGTCTTTCTCTTTCGGCCATGAGAATGGAATCACACAAGGGATATAATGGAGCATTGGTCATTAATGATGCCTATAATGCCAGCCCAACTTCAATGAAAGCAGCGATAGAATTGGTGCAATCACTTGAAAACTATCCGAAAAAAGTACTTGTTTTAGGAGACATGCTGGAATTAGGTCCGAAAGAAAAAGAGTTTCATAAAGAGATCGGTCATTTCATTTCGGCTGACCATATTCAATACGTTTATACGTATGGGCCATTAGCTCGTTTTATAGCAAAGGGGATTCGGGAAAAAGGCAAGCCGATTGAAGTAAAAGAATTTAGCAGCAAAGACGAATTACGGAATGAAGTAAAGGGGCGGTTAGATGAACAAACCGTATTATTAGTTAAAGGTTCTAGGGGAATGAAATTGGAAGAGGTTTTAGAGGGACTCATCCAGTAA